One part of the Bacteroidota bacterium genome encodes these proteins:
- a CDS encoding HD domain-containing protein: MRLEEGIPKYNLTFLSREDLESMLRERGMDAVDVNKVLDAYDMAESVHEFQKRLDGTPYFWHPSRVAKIFIEELNHFDPPLICAALLHDALEDSNVLTPEIIELNFGSYTSYLVQKLTKDIKATGPMKDWVEREYVERLMQSSEDARMLKLADRLDTYRCLEFNVKKNPIKYIMETTEHYFPLAHGSQNPRLRYLIKELQKEQNKFLG; encoded by the coding sequence ATGCGACTTGAAGAAGGGATACCAAAATATAATCTAACATTTCTCTCCCGCGAGGATCTCGAATCGATGCTCCGCGAGCGAGGAATGGACGCGGTCGATGTCAATAAAGTGCTCGATGCCTACGACATGGCCGAGAGCGTTCACGAATTCCAAAAACGTCTGGACGGTACCCCATACTTCTGGCATCCAAGCCGTGTCGCAAAAATCTTTATCGAAGAACTCAATCACTTCGATCCTCCGCTGATCTGCGCGGCATTACTCCATGATGCTCTGGAAGATTCGAACGTGCTTACGCCAGAGATTATCGAACTGAATTTCGGATCGTACACAAGCTATCTCGTTCAAAAGCTTACGAAGGACATCAAGGCCACTGGTCCAATGAAGGACTGGGTCGAGCGCGAATATGTCGAGCGGCTGATGCAGTCGAGCGAGGACGCGCGGATGCTAAAGCTCGCTGACCGTTTGGATACCTATCGCTGCCTGGAGTTCAACGTAAAGAAGAATCCGATCAAGTATATTATGGAGACGACCGAGCACTACTTCCCGCTCGCCCACGGCTCCCAGAACCCGCGCCTCCGCTATCTCATCAAAGAGCTACAGAAAGAGCAGAATAAGTTTTTGGGATAA
- the ychF gene encoding redox-regulated ATPase YchF has protein sequence MGIRCGIVGLPNVGKSTLFNAITASSQAAAENYPFCTIEPNTGIVPVPDTRIHELTEIVNPAREVPATIEFVDIAGLVKGAAQGEGLGNQFLSHIREVDAIAHVVRCFDDPNVIHVDADINPRRDIEVVETELILKDLETLDKKSDAAQRKGKTGDPKARAEADFYERLREHLAKGRLARYFPIANDDEKEWMRDTYLLTSKPVLYVANTDEAGVVNGNDYIETVREIASKEGARVVPVCAKIEMELVELPEEDRTQFLHELGLKEPGLNALVREAYDLLGLQTYFTAGPKEVRAWTVRKGAKAPEAAAVIHTDFEKGFIRAEVMRFNDFIRLQSEAAVRDAGLLRSEGREYLVQDGDIMHFRFNV, from the coding sequence ATGGGAATACGCTGCGGCATTGTTGGTCTTCCGAATGTTGGCAAATCCACGCTATTCAATGCGATCACGGCATCCAGCCAGGCTGCCGCTGAGAATTACCCATTCTGCACGATCGAGCCGAATACTGGAATCGTACCGGTGCCAGACACGCGCATTCACGAATTGACCGAAATCGTCAATCCTGCTCGCGAAGTCCCGGCCACAATCGAGTTCGTGGATATAGCCGGACTCGTCAAGGGCGCCGCACAAGGTGAAGGGCTCGGGAATCAGTTTCTCTCCCATATTCGCGAAGTCGATGCCATCGCGCATGTCGTTCGATGCTTCGATGACCCGAATGTGATCCACGTCGATGCGGATATCAACCCCCGGCGAGACATCGAAGTCGTCGAAACAGAATTGATTCTCAAGGACCTCGAGACGCTTGACAAAAAATCGGACGCCGCACAACGCAAGGGGAAGACCGGCGACCCCAAGGCTCGGGCCGAAGCGGACTTCTACGAACGTCTGCGCGAACATTTGGCCAAGGGTAGACTCGCTCGATACTTCCCCATCGCCAATGATGATGAGAAAGAATGGATGCGTGATACTTATCTTCTCACCTCAAAGCCAGTTCTGTATGTTGCGAACACCGATGAAGCCGGCGTCGTGAATGGCAACGACTACATCGAGACAGTGCGCGAGATTGCTTCAAAGGAAGGGGCCCGCGTGGTACCCGTCTGCGCCAAGATCGAAATGGAATTGGTCGAATTGCCGGAGGAAGACCGTACACAATTCTTGCACGAGCTTGGACTAAAGGAACCGGGGCTCAATGCGCTGGTGCGCGAAGCTTACGATCTGCTGGGTCTCCAGACATACTTCACGGCTGGACCAAAAGAAGTTCGAGCCTGGACCGTTCGAAAAGGTGCGAAAGCACCAGAAGCGGCGGCTGTCATCCATACCGATTTTGAAAAAGGCTTTATTCGAGCCGAAGTCATGCGGTTTAACGACTTTATTCGGCTTCAGTCAGAGGCTGCTGTCCGCGATGCGGGATTGCTCCGAAGCGAAGGCCGAGAGTATCTTGTGCAGGACGGGGATATTATGCACTTTAGGTTCAACGTCTAA